A window of Nonomuraea angiospora genomic DNA:
GAGCACCTGTGAGTGCTGTCAACGCCGCCGGCCTGGCCGTGGTCGCCGGGCTGGTGATCTTCATGGTCGTGGCCCTGCTGTTCCCGGAGCGCTTCTGATGAGCACGACCGCCGCAGGGATGATCTTCATCGCCTCCCTGATCGCCGCTCTGGCCCTCGTGCACAAGCCGTTCGGCGACTACATGTACCGGGTCTACTCGAGCGCCAGGCACAACGCCGTCGAGCGCGTGATCTACCGGTTGCTCGGGGTGCGCGCGGACGCCGAGCAGAGCTGGGGCGTCTACGCGCGCAGCCTGCTGGCGTTCTCGCTGATCTCGATCCTCTTCGTGTACGCCGTGCAGCGGCTGCAGGACAAGCTGCCGCTCAGCGTCGGGATGAAGCCGGTCACCGACCACATCGCCTGGAACACGGCGGTCAGCTTCGTCACCAACACCAACTGGCAGGCCTACTCCGGCGAGTCCACGATGGGCCACCTGACCCAGATGGCCGCGCTGGCGGTGCAGAACTTCGTGTCGGCGTCGGTGGGCATGGCCGTGGCCATCGCCCTGGTGCGCGGGTTCGCCCGGCGCAGCTCCGACACCATCGGCAACTTCTGGGTGGACCTGGTCCGCGGTTCGCTGCGGATCCTGCTGCCGATCGCCTTCGTCGGCGCCCTCGTCCTGGTGGCCGGCGGGCTGATCCAGAACTTCTCCGGCCCGCACGAGGTCACCACGCTGACCGGCCACACCCAGTCGATCACCGGCGGCCCGGTGGCCTCGCAGGAGGTCATCAAGGAGCTGGGCACCAACGGCGGCGGCTTCTACAACGCCAACTCGTCCCACCCGTTCGAGAACGCCACCACCTGGACGAACTGGCTGGAGATCTTCCTGATCCTGGTGATCCC
This region includes:
- the kdpF gene encoding K(+)-transporting ATPase subunit F — its product is MSAVNAAGLAVVAGLVIFMVVALLFPERF